The Diceros bicornis minor isolate mBicDic1 chromosome 1, mDicBic1.mat.cur, whole genome shotgun sequence sequence TTCCTGACAGTTTCTTCATAGTCAGCCACACTGGCCTAAATTAAAGATTAGGGGGAGACaaagggaaaaggagagggaagTGACAATCTCCTCCTAAAAACACACAGattatttttggaaaagaaagggaaaatctCTGGGTGATCCTAAGATTTGTGGTTTGGAATGATTTTCACAGCCTACACTTCCAAAAACTCACTAGAACCCACTAAGACAAGTTAGAATCTAACTGTGCTTTTAACCCTTGCTTCTCAAAGCAAAGTCCATTAGCCTCATCTGGGAACAACACCTCAGGTGTATTAGAAATTCAGAACCTTGGGCTCCAAACCAGATTTAAGAGGTCAGAACTTGCATTCTAACAAAGTCCCCAGGTGATTTAGAAGCACGGCCTTAAATGGACCCCCTCCCTCATCCTCTCTATGGTTCACCTTTTCTAGGGCACCCACTCCCCGACTCAAAGAGTACACAGTCTCTCCCAGACATTCTTAAATGTCAAATGAAAACGTAACACATTATTCTTTGACTTTGTAATTTTATATTGCTCTATCAGTCACACAAACTCCCTGTGGGcagtttgcatttaaaaaaaaaaaaaccacttaccTGTCGGACTCTTGCTATTGGCTCATTGTTAGCAGGACAATAGGTCGTGATAACCTTAAAACAAAAAGATGACCAccatataaagaaaatgtaatctcTTCCAAATTGGGGGAACAGACCAAATGGgggaagaaaaacagaaggaaaaaaaaagactaagataCAATATCTAAACTCTGAATCTTGATGTTAACTTCTGTTACTAATAACCCACTCTACAGAGCTGGTATTCAGAACCACCTTTCTGCAAAACCCACCCATGCCATCTAAATATTAAGTATATAAACAAAAGCCTGAATGTAACCTGTTGTTTCACCTCTATTTCCATTAACAAGAGACCAAACTGACAAGTTATAATTATTCCTTCTCTTGCTCACTCTGCCCACCCCCAGGGTCAGAAGGTGAAACAGCCAAGGCTGGACAACTGGAAAAGGCCTGTGTCCACACAAACTGGAGAGACTAATTAGACAGAAAATCCATgagtagctaaaaaaaaaaaggcctttagGAGAGGATGTTTTATCCACAACCTAATGATTAGATGCCACAGGAAAAACAGAATGAAACTACCAATGGGGAAGGGGGGGGGTGACTTGGGGAATAATTAAACCATCTGCATCTGCTGCAGTCACAGATAACCAAAACGAAGATGTTTCCTCTAACAAACCAGGTTCAATATATAACATTCAACAAAGCTTGCTGGATCtaatataaaatattcttataaaAGCTTTCTTTTGTATGCAGCTGTCAAAAACTCTGGGCGATAataaccttacacctttctatcgtattctgtaaaatattttattgagcatTAACTGGGTGCCAGGCATGGTGTTAGGCTCTGGGCAATAGAGAAATGCTGAAAACCCGGTTCTCAAGGAGGCTCAGAGCTCAACGAAAACATGACACGATTTCAGCAAGTCCGAGGTTGCAAACTTCAAAGGATTTCAGGAAAGACAACATAAAACTACACTTTAGAGCCTTCCCTGCGGTGCATGTCACATCTGAGGAGCCACAGTCAAGCTCAAAATTAAGACAATTTCCACCGCTAAGCCTGTAGCATTTCTCACTACAGACAGCAGGACTCTGCTACAAGGTTTTACGTATGCGTGGGAAGTTTAACCCCTACCAACTCCAAAACGACGTCGACACGAGGACCTAAAATCTAAGAGCATTTTTAAAGCACCTTACGCGAGAAAACTTTGACTGTGGAGCGTCCAAACTTCCCATCCAGTACAACCCCTACAGCGCCAGCGGGGAGTGGGGTCGGGCAGGGCCCGCCCGGCCTCCCGGGCGAACTGAGGCAGCAGAGATTTCCCGGGGCGCCCGCATACCTCTCCCCGGCCGCCCCAGCTTCCATTGTACACGCCCTCGTTTTCCTCGCGGAGCTCCAGCTCCTTCAGCCAAGCATACTGCGGCTGATTGATCAGCAGAGTGGACATGAAGGCGGCAGGCCTGTTCCCAAGTCCGGAGAGCTTGCTGCCCCTTGCAACGTGCACACAAAGCTGGCGAGAAAAGCGCCACATACTGAGCAAGGGACGCACGGCACGCCTGCAGCCCGAAGAGCCGCTGAAATagagccccgccccccgcccgggaGAGCTCATTGggcaggccccgccccgcccccgggcaCGCCCTCCGCCACCGCCCCGCCCCGGGTCTTCCGGAGGAGCCCGGAGCTTAGGCCCGGCCAGGAACATTGATGGTGCCACCCAGAGTGAGCGAGAGGGCTACTGCCATCTGGTGAGAGACGCCGGGAACCGCGGCACCAGCTAGAAATTCTTTTCAGCAAAATATTGGCTGTGAAGTACAGTAGGTTAGAGCAGGGCTTCTCAGACTGTAAAGTACATGTAGTCACTCGGCCATCGTGTTAAgtgcacattctgattcagtgggtctggacgGGGGTCTGAGAGTCAGCATTTCTAACTAGCTCCCGAGTGATGGTGACGCTCCTGTTCCGTAGAGTAGCCATggagggttttttgttttcaCTGGTTTGTTAAATTACAAATTAGAGTTTTCtaattaatgaaaaattttaaattatggtaCTTCCTTCTAAATATCCTGCCAGGGTATATTCTTGCTTTTgaagaacaaagacagttttgatTAATTTCCTTCATTCTCCGTTTCTTCTATCTTCCTGCAATATCCTTTTCACCAAACCTCCCTTACCATGCCATCTCCCATCTAATTCCGCAATAACTAGGCCTACCCTATATAACGGAAATACTAACATCTCAATCAGCATGATCTGGACGTGAGTTAAAAATATACACGCACGCTCAAATCAATTGAATTAATAGGTGTCTCAGTGATTCTCAGACTACTTTTGCAAAATTCTACTTGTCCCACTACTTGCCTGTGGtcttccacactgcagccagacaGTCATTTTATGTTTCTACACAAAGCCTGTGTTTTCCTCCCACTGTATCTTTGCCCTTGCTGTTCTCTCCACCTGTAAAACCTTTCCTTCCATCTCTGCATTCGAGCTTGAGCTTTGTCTGTTCCACCCTTATGGCACAAATGATTTCAACAAATACTAGGCATGTTATCAAGCAGCTACCAGACATTGCAGTAAGTGCTGGAGATACATGAATGATGCTTCCATTtgtaaatgttatatttttcctGGTTAAGGCAAGGACCGTCTCCCACTCATCCTTGCATGGCTCCCCAATTCCCTGCATTGTACCAGGCTCACGTCCccttacatgaatgaatgaacaaacgaaCCTATGAACACACCTCAGGAGTAGTAAGCATGGATACCCTGTCCAGCATCAGTAATCTCTATCAACAACCCAGCTGTCATCTTCCATCTATCCCTAGGACTGAGGCACTAACTTCATTTTAATTCTCAGACTTTTTAACTGAGAATTTGATTCTCCTCACTTTCTAGCTGCCAGCAAGATTCTTTGTACATATATCCCAACACCatgcctttccttcccttctcctccatttgattcaaaaaatgaaaagacatttatAGTGGCACTAAATTTTAGGAGCAacacataatgccctcaaggaatGTTAGCTTCCTTCTCTTCACTAAGTCAAGGAGAGGTTCATGGCTGTCTCTCTAAACTAGCTCTGGGAAGATGGACACCAGCAACTACCCTCATTGAAAATAGGGATTGCatctctcctccacctcctttTTTCAAAACTCACTTTGCCCTGCCCAACAGGAGGTCGGAAAAATCATAAACAATGAATTTTGATGGGGCAGAGCAAGAAAAGATAGAATTAAATGAATCATATGACATCACATTTCATATATGAAAGACAATCACATAGGAAAGCATATATAAAACTGCACTGCCCTACTGAACTCAGGATACCTTGAACCAATTAAAAGTCGCAGAGTTTGCAAATGGCCAATTCGGCTTTTCAGATGACTTATCAAAGGCATCATATAGGGCGGTGATTAAAGCAAGGAGTCTGGAGTCACAGCATAGGTACAAATGACCTGTGCTTAGGATGTCCTCAGTGAATGCTAGCTGTCTTCATTCTTCACAGATAGCTGGCCACGAGGCAGAGGGATGTGACCTGAACATGCATGCTTGCCCCAAGGCAGCAGTAAATTGGAGAAATCACCACGACCCAGGATATAATTTCGTTATTGCAAACTCAGAACCTGATTTGTCAAAGCATAGGTGAGCGACACCATTGCTCTGGGCAGACCCATTAATCAAGTTCACAAAAAGTAATGCCACACCTAGAATGCTggcatattattttatagggaaattatcTTCAGAAAGGACCAACCATTCACCTCCTTTAATCACTGCATTCTCTCCCAGGATACAAACTACCTATCTCGTTGTTTAATGGGCCCAGAATCAGAAGAAGAGCTGTTAATTAACAATATATGATTCTAGCGTTTAATGGCATCAAGTTGTCTGAAttaatctatagagtcaatgcaatcccaatcaaaattccaaaattGGCAAGCAGATTCTAAAGtttaaatagaaatgaaaaggatctagaatagccaaaacaattttggaaaaaaaagaaagaatttatattacttaattttaacaattattataacaattttacgattattataaagctacagtaatcaagaaagaTGGTGTAAAGATAGAcataaagatcaatggaacagaatagagaacccagaaatagactctcTAATATACAGTCAATTTTCAATGCAGGTGTCAAGGAAATTCAATGGGGaaatgatagtcttttcaacaaatggtgctataTTAAttagatattcacatgcaaaaaaaaaatgagccttGACTTTTACTTCATACTATATACaataactaactcaaaatggaccacagacctaaagataagaactaaaactctaaaacttctagaggaaaacattgGAGAAAATCTTTAATGTGAAGGGCTGGTCTATGCATTATATGATATTTAGCTGCATCCCATTTACTATATTTTaacatagtaaaatgttaattatagCATGAAATttgactcctacctcacaccatacacaaaaatcaattccaggggGATTGTAAATCTATGTAGGAAGGATAAAACAATCAAGTTGTCTAAGAGTTAGGAAAACTGGAGTCAAGACAGCTCTTCAGTagcttagctgtgtgacctctcttCATTTGTCAAAATGAGAGATTGGACAAGGTAATTTCTAAGTTCTATTATAGGTCTCAAATTCACATATCAAAAATCTagattcattcttttccatgcagTCTAAAAACATATCCTAAGAAATTATAAAACGTTTGTAAAAATATATGCTAATTGCAAAACTGGCTGCAGCCTAAATGTACACAtcagagactaaaaaaatgatGGTATCTCCATGCAGTGGAATACTAGGGAATCATTAAAAAGAAGGAGCTAGGTCTTTATATTTTGGTATAGAAAGGTGTCCAGGATACATTGCTACATCctttttttaaagcagattacAGAATAGTAAAAGGTATAAATAATAAGATTCCtttcatgtaaaaaaaaatttaataaatatttcttgatcaCCCATTATAATAGgtcaagaaaatataataataggTCGCTAATTATAATACAAGAAGTCAGTGGGCTGGATACTAGGGGAAacagtaaataaaacagacattttAGTGGAGAactcagacaaaaacaaaacgaaTACACGTATGACTATTGATGCcgtacagaaaaaaaaagttcaaaactaACAATAGAGGATCCTGTGGTCcaagaaggcctctctgagaacgGAGCATTTAATCAGAAACCTGAATCATGTGAGAGAACAACCTGTGCAAAGAATGGGGTGTCCAGGGTGTTGGAGGGGTCggccaagcagagggaacagcaaccGCCAAGGCCTTGAGCCAGTAAAGAACAAATGGTGCCAAGGAACGACAACGTGAGCAGCAGCAGCGCAGCTGGAGAGGGGCACAGAGGGGGGCCAGCGGCCTTGTGCTGAGAACTCAGGCCTTATTGTGTGGAGGGAAGCCCCTGGAAGGTCTGAGCAGGCCGGTGACCTCAGGTACTGCCTGAAAGGCCACGTGTAGAGCGGACTGCGCAGGAGCAAGAATGGAAGCAGGAAGGCCTGCCCGGAGCATCCAGGTGAGGAGTGTGAAGCTAAGGGAGGAATCCCCATGGCCGCTGTCCGGGCCCAAATTTTGCAGCACGAAAACCAAGTTTGGAAGAAAATGCGCCCAAGTGTCGGGGAAAGGGATTCGTCTTCCCGGAGTCGTTGGAAGGAGTGGTTTGCAATGACGATGCACATCGCTCAGTCTTGGCCCAGGTCTCCCGGCGAGGCCGCCACAGGCTGCCGCGGCGGGAGGAGCCCCCTCGCGGGGGCGCCCGAGCTGCCGCCGCCGGCCGGCCCTTCCCGCCACCCCGCCGGAAGTGCTCTCGCGACCCGCCGCGCCGCGGGAAGATGGCGCAGGAGGCCGGCGACATGGAAGACGGGCAGCTTTCCGACTCGGATTCCGACATGACGGTCGCACCCAGCGACAGGCCGCTGCAGGTGCCGGTGAGTGCGAGGGGCGGGCGGGGGGTTCTGGGCGGTGGGAGGCGGGCGGCGGTGAGGCTGAGGGGCGCGCGGAGCCCGGGCTGCGGTGAGGGACGGCGGCTGTCTCCCGGCCGGGCGCGCGGTGCCTGGGCGCGGGGGGCGGCGCTGGCGAGGGCAGCGGAGCCGGCTGTGCGGAGCCTGGCCCGGCGTCCCGCGGCGAGGCGGGGCCCGCGAGCCTTGCGGCCTCCTGGAGGCCGGCGTGCAGCCGGCTCTTCTCCGCCTTCCACGCGCCCTTGTTCGTTTTCTGAACCTACCCGAGTCCCCCACTCCAGCGCCGCTAGGTTGTCCCGGAAGGGCAGATTTTGCCAAAAACGTAGAACCTGGGAACATCGCCCCGAAACATCCTGTGGCGCTCATTTTCGCCCTGGGCAGATAGGGAGACTGAGGACCGGGAGTGAAGTTcatgacttgctcaggggcctgCTCTTTCGTATTCCCGTCGAACCTAGCTTCGTTATGCGATAAGGCGTCACCAGGTTTTGCATCAGCCTCCCAGTTTTGTAAATGGGAGTTTGTCTTGACTGCGGTGCTGAGTAGCAAACTCTCTGAGAGCGCTTTGGTGCCAGGCTGCCCGCATTCGAATCCTGGCGCCGCCACTGTGACCGGTGGCAGGTTACTTAGCCTAGTGCCCCAAGTGTGAAATAGGAATGATAGGAGTACGCCACTGATAGGGTGGCGGTAAGGACCCAGTGGAGCATACGGCACACAGTAATGCCTGGCAAATGTTAGCTGTCATTATTATATGAAGATGCGAAGACTATCTTCTTCTTGACTTAAATCACCCCCACTCACATTTCTAGCACAGAATAGGACCTCAGTAAATACTTGGTTTAATACAAAAAGCAAAGGTGATTCCTTTTGCATATAAATATCTTAGGAAATTGGTACCaagatgttttgtttttcaatctctttcaggTTGTTTTGCACAGATTAACCCATGACTTGGTAAACTTAATGGCATGGCCTCTGCAGTTTTAAAAGTAATATGTCAGGGGTTTTAAAAGGAGTATAGTCACAAAACCAAATAAATGAAGTTGATGTGTCCAAATGCAAGACAGGGatctttggaaaaaaagaaaacaaattctgtTTTAACTGCTAGTAACAGTTATTGTGTAtgttattttcaaacattttgacAATAACTGAAAAGATTGAAAATCTTCTAAAGGTGAGAATTAAGAGCTTTGGTAATTTTTTAGAAGGAGGCCTTAGAACTAAGTGCTGCATTAGCTATAGAAATAAGAATTTGTGGCTTTATTTGAGacgtgggtggaccttgagggtattatgctgagtgaaataagtcagacaaagacagataccatatgatttcacatgtggaagataaacacatagataaggagaacaggttggtgattgccagaggggaagaagaTGGGGAAGagcaaaggggtaaaggggcacatgtaggATGACGGATGGAAACtcgacttttggtggtgagcatgatgcagtctatatagaatccgaaatatgatgtacacctaaaatttacacagtgttataaaccaatgtgacctcaataaaataattttaaaaaatagaatttgtgGCTTTAAAATTGGCAAATTACATGTGGAACTTCAGAAAAGTAGGGACTAGATTGGTTTCAGAGATTTCTGAAGATCAGTTCTGCTTCAGAATGATCCGGCTGAATCcctagataattttttttaaatagcgcTCAGTGGGTGGAGTTAATGTGTTTGTGGAATTGTCTTTCTTTTCACTTGCAGAAAGCACTAGGTGGGGACAGCGCAGTGAGGCCCTTCCAGGATGCTACAGCAGCGTGTGCTCCAGTATCACATTATCGGACTGTTAAAAGTGTGGATTCGAGTGAAGAGAGTTTTTCCGATTCAGATGATGATAGCTCTCTTTGGAAACGCAAGCGACAGAAATGTTTCAACCCTCCTCCCAAACCAGAGCCTTTTCAGTTTGGCCAGAGCAGCCAGAAAGCACCTGTTGCTGGAGGAAAGAAGGTTAACAATATATGGGGTGCTGTGCTGCAAGAACAGAACCAGGATGCAGTGGCCACTGAACTTGGTATCTTGGGAATGGAGGGCACTATTGACAAAAGCAGACAATCCGAGACCTACAATTATTTGCTTGCTAAGAAACTGAGGAGGGAATCTCAAGAACATACAAAAGAATTAGACAAAGAACTTGATGAATATATGCATGATGGCAAAAAAATGGGatcaaaggaagaggaaaatgggcaAGGTCATCTTAAACGGAAACGACCTATCAAAGACAGACTAGGGAACAGACTAGAAATGAACTATAAAGGCCGGTATGAGATCACAGAGGACGATTCTCAAGAGAAAGTGGCTGATGAAATTTCTTTCAGGTGAGCATTTAAATTTGTCCTACAAATGAGCTCTTAACCAACTAtcttccatttataggaaatagaTTCCAGATACATTAATAATGATGTTTCTTagtgagattttttaaatttaaggagTGAACTCCAGGCTTGCTTGGTTATATGAATGTATTTGGGTTTTCTTAAATTTGGACAGGCCTGATAAAATAATTTTGCAGACTTTTATGAACTTTTAagcatctctttccatttagTGCTATAGAGCTCTttagataaaaacatctttttagtCATGTGTTTTTTTGAGTGTTTTCAAGTACccgtgactttttttttaatagctttattgaggcatattGTACACAtgataaaattcatccttttcaaGTGTTGATTTGTTAGTAGATTCATCAATTGTACCACCAACACCATAAAtctcttttaaaacatttccatcaccccaataaGATCCCTTGTACCCATATGCCCATTTAAAGTTAATTGCTGTTCCCATCCCCAGATGACTGCTAATCTCCTTTCTGTTAGTATAAATGTGCattttctggacattttgtattAATGGAATCTTACAATGTGTGGGCTcatgtgcctggcttcttttacttagtgtagtgtttttgagattcattcgtGTTATAGCAGGAGCAACACTTTGTTGATTTGCTTATACATGTGCATGCGCCCGCatacacacacgtgtacacatgTTCATATTGACTTGCtattccactttttggctattatgaatgctGTTATGAATTTTCACATGCAGATCTTTGgacatgtattttaatttctcttgggtaactGCGGGAGTAGAATTGCTCGATATATGGTAAATTTATATTTCgtgtatttttaacaagttcaaATTTTGTTTAACTTGTCATTAGCTCTAAATCACTGATGAACAGTGTTACAAATTTGAAAACAGATACGATTCAAGAGCAATATAGCTGGTAGGAAAACTGGTATTTACTTTCCAGGCAAGCCTGTCAACACTAgtactggatttttaaaatactgagcaAGTTTGGAATTTGAGTGCTGGAAAGGAACTTAGAGATTTtgtaaaccaaagccttcactttacagataaggaaactgaggcccagtagTTAGGtggctttcccaaggtcacaaatTTAAGTGTCAGACCTGGAACTAAACTCGGGTCCCTTTGTTCCTAGTCTAGTGCTCTTTCCACGGTAATGCACTGCCTTCTGTTGAGAAGAAATAGAGGAAACCAGGTCTGGTTAGGGAACTGGTAAGACTTCTGCAATATTAATCCTCCTTCATCTTTGTGGAGTGTAGGCTCTGATGTTAGAAGTGTTACTTAGGCTGCCTGTGTTTTTACCTCTCAATGGTGAAACGAAAATAATAGAACCTACTTCATAAGGTTGTTGAGAGAATTAactgagataatgcatataaagttcTTAGGATTGTGCTTTTCCCATAATAAGCTGTCAGTAAACATTAGCTATATCCTTTGTTCTGAGGCAGGGAGTCTGTGAGGGAAAGATCCTATCCATTTTAAAGCTCCCAGACATCTCTGGAGTTAGGAGAGCTAACTTTATGGCATAGTAATTGAAAGCAGGGTATATGTTTGTTAACAGGAGTGGACTGCTTTTATCTGCTTTTGCTTTTATGCTTGCGTTCCCCTTGCTGTATGTGcacatttattttgaaatctgACATAATCCAGGAAGGCAAAGTGAAGAGGCCAGTTATGAGACTGGAGATGGAACCTTGAGGTTACTGTCTCCTTGGTGGATCCAAGATAGGAATGTTTCCATGTCAGTGATTTCAAGGTTAAATATTAAAGatatcagggggccggccctgtggcgtagcggttaagtgcgcacactccactgctggtggcccgggttcggatcctgggcacgtactgatgcaccgtttgtcaggccatgctgtggcagcgtcccatataaagtggaggaagataggcacagatgttagctcagggccagtcttcctcagcaaaaaaaaaaaaaaaaaaagaggaggattggcatggatgttagctcagggctgaacttcctcacaaaaaaaaaattcaaaaagaagaTGTTGTTAGAATAGGATTTTGCTTCTAGTTAGGGACTAAACTGGAAACTAAGGTAGATTTCTTCAACTTTATACAAGAAATGAAGTGGTTAATATTACTTTATTTGTTCCATATCAGGTTGCAGGAACCAAAGAAAGATCTGATAGCCCGAGTAGTGAGGATAATTGGGAACAAAAAGGCAATTGAACTTCTGATGGAAACTGCTGAAGTTGAACAAAACGGTGGCCTTTTTATAATGGTAAGATTAATTGCTCTGTTATTTCCTGTTTTGTATTGTTTCATGTGAGTTTTACAAAACGAACTTGTCTCTGTTGGatatcttatttatcataaattaTTTCAGTgtgtttcagatttttaaaaacttcattaacaatgaagactgaagaaaaaaattcagtatGATTTTTGCAATTAATCCTTTCCTTACAAAAAAACATACATAAATTGTAGCCTGTTATGTGCAGTCAACAACACACTTATAGGATTCGTTAAGGGTAGGGACTGAAGTTTTAAGAAAAGAGTCTAGGGGGATCCTGGAAGCTCAGATTTGAGAAGGTGGGTTTTGGAGTTTGGAGAGCCTTGTTTTGAATTCTGAGTCTACAGCTTATTAGGTGTGAGATTTGGCTGAATTATTTGACTTCTTGGAGCCTCAGCCTcctaactgtaaaatggggattaatcCTATGTCATAAGGATTAGTTGAGATGATGCACATGAAGTACTTACCACAGTGCCCAG is a genomic window containing:
- the PHAX gene encoding phosphorylated adapter RNA export protein is translated as MAQEAGDMEDGQLSDSDSDMTVAPSDRPLQVPKALGGDSAVRPFQDATAACAPVSHYRTVKSVDSSEESFSDSDDDSSLWKRKRQKCFNPPPKPEPFQFGQSSQKAPVAGGKKVNNIWGAVLQEQNQDAVATELGILGMEGTIDKSRQSETYNYLLAKKLRRESQEHTKELDKELDEYMHDGKKMGSKEEENGQGHLKRKRPIKDRLGNRLEMNYKGRYEITEDDSQEKVADEISFRLQEPKKDLIARVVRIIGNKKAIELLMETAEVEQNGGLFIMNGSRRRTPGGVFLNLLKNTPSISEEQIKDIFYLENQKEYENKKAARKRRTQVLGKKMKQAIKSLNFQEDDDTSRETFASDTNEALASLDESQEGHGETKLDAEEAIEVDHSHDLDIF